The following is a genomic window from Tripterygium wilfordii isolate XIE 37 chromosome 19, ASM1340144v1, whole genome shotgun sequence.
AATCAACACAGAGCATTcaaaccaaaataaataaatcaatggaaaataaaagaaaaagatatcTTGGGCATTGGaatttcaaatgatgcataaaaccaacactaaatatattacaatAATGGTAATACCATTGGCATTTTCCTTTGAACCTcaattattgaaaataaataaggCCACTCACTGCTTAGTATGAACAAAAAAGGGAATAAGCTAACGATGAATCGAGAATTGTTGCAAGGATGGTCCACTGTGAGTCTCAGATTCGACACCAACCCAGAGAAAAATGATATGATCTTGATCTACTTTACAGCATATGGTCAAATCCTCCCCCAGGTTGAAGGGATGCTTGAACGCGATTCAAATTCACACCAACATTGTGAAGCAACTGTTGCAGCCACCTCCTTGTTGTTGGATCTTCCTGGATGCATATAAAAGAAGACcgtaaaaaatgaaaagaataatcGTTTAAACCAATTATGGATGAAAAATATTAGTATGCGTGTCTGCAGAAGTCGAACAATGGAACACAATGACCAAAATAACATCATATTACATACACGAAGGCAGCTATTGAAGGTGGCATCTCTTAGCATGTCTGGGAGGCAACTTCTTAATGCATCACAAGCCCTGCATCAAAAGGACCGGAGTGAATGTGTATCCTAGGCATTAAAGTGATAATCCAAAATATAAGGACAAGGAAAACTTCTCAACCAACTTTGGATTGTCTGAAAGTCGAAGATAACAGCGTATAATGTGTTTCAACAACCGTGATGAGGGTTGTTCGGCAAGTGATGCAACCATGTTCCCTAAAACTCGACCTACAGCAAAAAACCGCTCCGCTGTAGTACAAATGTAGTCCAAGCCCACATCATCCAACAAAATCTTTTGAACGATAAATGTCGCGACCTTTCATCATGGAAGGTAACAACACAAGAGGAACAGCACAAGTGAGCAAGTGTCATGCTTAATTCAGAAAGGTTATAACAAAGCAGAGCCTTTGCAAAACATGGAGATATATTAATAGGCAGTTCACCAAAGAAATTAAACTAGTAACCGCCATTTTCAACAAAGAAGCATTcatttacaaataaaaaaacatatcaAATCTCATCCTCAGAAATATGTGCCTTGGGTGATGAAAGATCATGCAATACACAGATAGCATAGCCGTTGCACCACAACAACAAGCCACTGCTCCTCAACAAAATATGGAGTAACTTTTTCCAGTCAAAAGCTAAGAGAATCCCTCtaccttcattttgaatctcaGCAAGGATGCAGTGATTAAGGAATACTGAATTGTTTCATATGAAACATCGAGTTGCCACCCGTAAGACTAACTTTTCAATGTAGTGAACTAAAAGAAAGATCCAAAGATGCACGTGTTAAAAAATCAAGACATAAAATCAACACTCAACTGTTTTTGACAATTCACTGCCCATCTCCATAGTTCGCAGGCACAAAGGAATTATTTCTGTTGATAGAAGGAAGCTGATAACTTCAGTATCATCAACCTGGTACAAGAGCAATACTGTAAGTCTAGCCTCCGTACTGAAGGTTTAATTGTACTTGCAAAGAAATTTCAATTCTAAGACAAATTTAAAAGATATAGAAAATGAACAaagtaaaaacaacaaaaattaatcAAGAATAAAATACCTTAACCAGTGCGCCAATGACGCCTAAGCTGGTAAGCCTCAAGTACTCAAATGGCCTTGATTTGCTAGTTGTATTGAGGAAAGGGTACAAATACAAAGGTATATGAGCTGCAATGGAAAATTCATCTATTAGAAACATCAAACAGGGGAATCCACAAAATCTCTGCTACTCAATGAGCAACAAACTTAACTCGATTTAGGAAAAATTGGTGGAGAGTGGAGACCCTGATGAATAACGCCCAATCAATCCCAATAAATTATCAATATAATGATATATTAGAGACCTAGAAAGTAGGCAAAAAACCATTTATGCTAGCACTCATTTTCAGAGAAGAGCTGTTGTTCGTGAGAAAGCAAATATATGTAACCACAAATTCTGCTAAGTTCAAATGCCTCAAGTTTCACTCTCTAATCAAAGTGCCATCCTGGTTTCATCGATAGTAATGCTTTCTTACTGGTTTGATAATTTATTCTGCCAATGTTGAACAAAAAAGTACATGATGCGCAAACTTCTGCTAGGTTAGAATAGAGCTGaattagaaaaagaaacaaagaaaatatattatcgatactaaaaatattaccATTGAGGAACAACATCCTTGTGTCTGGATGAGAAGCTACACACTGCAAGGGAGAAGTTTTTATATTAAGAATGAGAAATATCTTTATTTACCCTTcattttttagaagaaaaaaaaagaaaaaaaatcatgatattAAAGTCCACAAGAATTCACAACGACGGGGGTACTAAGTATTCACTTAAGTATATGTGCATGTGCATTACTAGATTATAATTTACTCTAGTGAAcatgaaaaatcataaaattaagTAAACTCAGTAGACTCAACAAAAagagataataaaaaaattcccCGTAGGATATCTGATGACCAAAAACGGCAAACCTTGACGCAGTAGTGACGTTATTCCTGAAACCTAGACATCACATGTTCAAATCACAAAACTCGTCGCTCCAAAAGCTAGGATAAGGCAGAATACTAATTAACCATCAGCTGTGAGGCAGGAAGCCTGTACCTGGGGCAACCTTTATATCTAAACTAAAGCACCAACTGCCTATTTGAGCCCCAGAAACTACAATATGAAGGTGGAGAATAATTGGCATCTAGACTGAATACTAATTAGCCTTGGATGCTGTTGATAACCATATGTTGTAATTATTACTTTATATTTGAAAGCCCAAAATGTTAAGCGACCCAGCTATTTGTTTGAACAAGCCATCAGTGCAATACACACTCACCTTTCTAAAAGTTGTTTAACTCATCACTTCGTCTAAATGAAGAATATAGAAATTATTTAACATAACCATAGAAAAAGGTgtcattaaaaatttaaaagcatTAAATACGAAGAGATAAAGTATAACAGTCGGACACACCGCCACAGAGACTTGAAATTTAAAAGTACATAACCTGAAGAAGAGCAAGAGCATTGCAAACCCGATTTGATTGAGCTGGAGTCAGGTTTGGTGGTGATAAAACGGGGTATATTGAAACTATCTCCTGCAAatagaagagaaaaaggaatcAAAAGATGAAAACATCTCAAGAAAAAGAGGGGGAAGGGCGAAGGTTATGAGAACAGAACATCCAGTTCCTCATAAAACAagatcgaaaaaaaaaaagaaaaatgaaacttAATATCAGTagcatgaaaaaaaattattagaacCAAAATTATTGtcagaaatattaaaatttCTCATCTTTATCCACACCACTGAATCacaaattcaatttcttattcttTACTCTATAAAGCGATACTAATTCAATGTTCGAGAGCAAAGCAAACCTAAAGATTCTAGAAAATAATCAGAAGTCAATAagattaaaatttaatttaagtccCATAAGCCTCATGTGTATGCATAAAAAGACAGATAAATGTAAGTGAAACCGTAAACCATCAAAAATTGAAAGGGAAACCAAGCGAAAAAGCGCAGACAAAATAGTAACAAGATTGAAATGACAACTCCAGAAAAGAGTATACCTGTAATAGTGCAGCAATAGTCCCAAAAGAGTTCCACAGCAATGGAGCCAAATCTTGAAACAA
Proteins encoded in this region:
- the LOC119985041 gene encoding CCR4-NOT transcription complex subunit 9-like, encoding MANLPQSLSINPPFGGGGPTATTSSAVAGAQPGKEHKMASAEQLVLDLSNPEHRENALLELSKKRELFQDLAPLLWNSFGTIAALLQEIVSIYPVLSPPNLTPAQSNRVCNALALLQCVASHPDTRMLFLNAHIPLYLYPFLNTTSKSRPFEYLRLTSLGVIGALVKVDDTEVISFLLSTEIIPLCLRTMEMGSELSKTVATFIVQKILLDDVGLDYICTTAERFFAVGRVLGNMVASLAEQPSSRLLKHIIRCYLRLSDNPKACDALRSCLPDMLRDATFNSCLREDPTTRRWLQQLLHNVGVNLNRVQASLQPGGGFDHML